In Tachysurus vachellii isolate PV-2020 chromosome 12, HZAU_Pvac_v1, whole genome shotgun sequence, the DNA window tcatcatcatacattTGACATCAaggtgcatgaatctacaatctgAAAAAGAGTGCACAACTTTAATTATGAAAGCTGTGCAAGGAGTAAACATTTACTGTCTAGGAAAAACATGAGGGCGAGTCTGAAGTTTGCCAAAGAACATAGCAACAAAggccaagacttctggaataatgcACTTTAGACAGACGAGTCTATAATTGAATTATTTGGAGACCATAACAGATGGCATGTTTGGTGTAAACCAAAttcagcatttcagcaaaagaaccttATACCAACTAAAGGAGAAACTGTTATGGTTTGGGGATgatttgctgcagcaggacctggtcaGCTCACCATCAAAGAGTCTACTATGAATTCtgcattgtatcagaaggtgcttgaggaacatgtgaagccatctgtcaaaaaattaAACTAGACCTTGCAACATGACAATGAACCAAAACATACCAGTAATTTCACCAAGGACtcgctgaaaagtaaaaaacagtTAAAGGCCAGACTTATAATcagttcctcctcctcctcctccttcttcttcttcttctttttcttcttcttcttctgcaggTGACTCATTTCTCATACAGTGCTCATGTTTCTTATATAGCGATCtgttaattacttaattaattattgaTGGATTGGGCAGTCAGTATTAAGGAGTATGCATAAAAGATCACAACCAGcctacatattattttattttttattttaattatttatttaaaatttttttatttatttatctatctatttatttatttatcatatattattattatgtatgtatgatatatttatcatattatctatctatctatctatctatctatctatctatctatctatctatctatctatctatctatctatccatccagctGCTGGATTGTGAATTGTGCATATAGGTACTAACTACATTTTGAATGTGAATCTGTCAGTTACTTTCGCGAGTGATTCCAAATGACTCTCTAGTGACTAGATACGTGCACTCATTAGGGTACGATATAATGTCTTCTACACCCTATATAGTGCACGACTTGACTGTTAGCATGCCATTTAGGATCCGCCTTCTTTTAAGCGCATTATATTGGCCGTTCGTTGCCTTGGTGATGGCAACGGCTTCCTTTGCTAAAGTGTGAGCTAACTACGTTAGCTACGGTAGGTACGTGGTAGGCAGGCTGTCTAGCACCAAACAAACTGAGGACCTAGATGATTTTAATAGCGTTTTCAGTTCATGAGATATTTCATTTAGCGAAATTAAGTGAAGAATAAAGTGCAACATGTCATTCAACTAAAGAAAACGCTCGCGCTGTTGCACCTTGAAGTAAACTGGAATGTGTTTACACTGGAGAACTTTCGCCATAAACCTGCTTTGCTAATGGAGTTAATTTAcctcatttatgtatttaaatccttgaaataaaaccattaatactatttgaatattaatgttaaCTTGGTAGGTTGTTGTGAAGACAGAATGGAAGCGAAACACAGCATCAGTCTGGCAATGCTAAGGTATAAAATACTGCTATTAAGGTTGAGTGGTTATTATTTGTAAGCCATTTCAAGCTTGCAGAACCATTTCTTgcatgtaaatataattatttttgatgTAACAGCGTTTTGAATTGTTTTAACATCCTAAACAAAGTCACCAACAGCATGATTAATGTTGTATCTTGTATACAAGAACAGAGACCTCTACTGGTCATTATAACACAACATATAACAATTATCATCCTGAACATTATAGTGAGGAGCTGGAGAGAAGAACCAAAGAGACTCTGAAGCTTCAGGAAGAAGTTGAACAAGCCACGAAACTCACTTTGGAAAACATGGGTCGTGCATTCAGCAGCACAGACATGTCAGGAAATCCTATTTCTACACGTGAGGATATTTCTGAGAATACTGAGAATACGTATTATGTCAGTCTTTCATTTTGTGATACAGTACTTAGATTTACGTTTGCAGTAATGCATGTGAACTCTGAAGGTCATGAAGCTGAGGGATCTCAGGATTTTGGAGTTAACAGCCCAGATTCCTACATCTCTCCAATAAACTCTGATGTGGATGTGAATGGTGCAGGTTGTCTAAATTTCCAAGGCAGAGATGTTCTTGAACTTGCACTAGAGGATTATTCACAGCAAGTCTCAGAGCTCCAAAAGCAGCTAAGAGAGGTTAGAATCCAGATCGATTAGCCATGCagaattcttttattattatttttgtaaatcacAGCATGaacattttatggtaaataggTGTTAAAGTAGTGCGAAACAATGTTGGACGCAGACCATAGGTCTCTTCATATTATTCATGTGTACACATGGATATGTGTATGTAATCCAGCGATGATGCCTTTCAGACGTATGAGCTACATGAACTGCAGAAGTTTAATTTTCATCAGTCTGTAatcaaattagaaaacaaactgCAAGAAAGCCAAAGTGAGAAAGATCTCTTGGCAAACTTAAGGTAAGAGACTGAAGACtaaaatgtgtcatttaaaatgtcagaaaattTAACTCTTCCCTGGTATAAACTGTATGTCTTAATATCTTTTCACAGACTAAACGAATCTGAGAAAAATGCAAAGCTATTGGAGCAGCTGCAGGCATCTCAGCTGGAGCTGCACTTGCTAAAGCAGGCAGAAGGCCAGAAACTGATGGAAGCTGATGACAAATTGAAGACCTTAAACAGGAGATCAGAGATGATGACACAAATGTTGCAGGACATCTTTATCAGGCTTTCAGATTATGAGAAGCGAAGTGGAAAAAGTAGGTGTTTTTGCTATGACGGAGCCTTCAACCCTAGCCAGCTTCATCTGGGACCTGCAGTGGAGAAAGCACTACTAGACCTGGAGAATGACAACCATGGCCTCCAGGAAAAACTGCAAATGGTTTGTCactatcttatttatttttggatttcCTCTGGTTTCTCAGGTTTCCTTGTACTATCTGGATAATTCTTTGCAGGTGTATTTACTACACTTACTAAACCATGGTGAAATGCTTCCTGAAAATGAGTGATGAAGGAGCAGTCAGAGATGTTACTGTAGTCAGTCAGTTTTTGAGTCATGTGAAGCTAACTGGTCTGAATCTAAATATTTAAGGGAGGCTTCTCTTCACAGTGTTGCCTCTGAATCCAGGCAACTAAAACACATGTTGCTTTGGCTAGGATACATAAATGCTTTGGCAAAAGAGGGAGCTTTTTAAACATGACTTCTGACAAACAGGAAGACATGACTCCTTGTCCTGATTAGTTTATTGTTCCTGGTCCACGTTATTGCTTTGATTCAAAAACTAAGAACAGCAGTAGCAGcacttatattttattgaaaaCTGATGGAATGTAAGGAGACAAACTAGAAAATCTGTGCCACCATTAATTAGTGTTTAACCAACTTAAATGGTGCCAACATAATGAGATGAACCACTTAggaattgtttatatttgttttcaaCAGGTGCAGAGACAACTGAAAGACCTGCAGGAAGAgggtcaagaaaaaaaagagtgtcTTCTACAGGATTATAAGGAAAGGTATGGCTCCATTTAACTAGAGTATAAGACCAAATTTATTACTTGATCATTAATACAGTGAcacattatgtattttttacctGTACCGTTGTGGAAGATTGGctataaatttatatttgacctttgttattgtttttggaGCAAGAATGGAGAAACTCATTACCAGTCATGAGCAGAAGGTGGCGATGTTGACTGAGAAACTGAAAAACTCTCAGACTACCACAGATGGCCTGCAACACCAGTTAGATATATTACAGTAAGAGTGGTGCTCACATATCACAATATAGACCTAATGCTTTAAGAATTTTGCTGTGTCTAAAGTGTCCGTGCAATCAATAGAATATGAAACGGCTAACCTTAAAAAGCAGGAATGGCTCTTGGTTTATTCCAGAAGAAATCTGGTCAAAACATCTTGAACCACTTTTAAATACGATGCAGACCCAGAGTCTTTTAACCCAGAATCTTTCTATAAATAACTAGTTTATAGTTTCAACTGAtctctgttttgtgttcatgcAAGACAACAGCTCCAGGGCCAAACCACACAGCACCAATCAGAGATGAGTAATATGgagtctgctctctctctactGCGCTCAGACCTGCTGGAGAAACAGAAGAGCTACACGGCTAAAGTAAGGCAAAAACAAGCTCAAAAAATTACTACTCCACAAGATttcagatgaatgaatgaatgaagctcTGTTGGAGCAAGTAATATGACAATCACATGCTGTTTTTCTCAGCATTTTCTGTTTACTCAAAAAACATGCTTGCGGAGGCTGCAAATTATTCTGATTTCTTGGAAAGGGAGTAAACCTGTTGATCCTCAAATAGGTCAGTGTTCTAGAGGAGGCGCTGGCTCATGCAAAATCCCTGGCAGAGCAGgtccaaagagagagagaccttttACTCCAGCAAGCTGTGGATCAGGACACCCAGCTGTGCAGACTTACAGTAATACACGGTTAACATTAATGCACATTACACTTCACAAAGTCAGACATACATTTTAGAGAGGGTTTCATGGACATCTGAGCTTTCTCAGAAACACACTTCATCAGTTTgacaatttttatattaaacacaacGACAATCCTTCTTACTCCAAATCCACAAGGTGCATAATGCCCCCCCATAGGATTTTTATGATATGACTTACTAATCTTTACTTATTCTGCCTGTGACAACTGATAAAGGAGTTGATGAGAGTTTGATCACAGCACAATTTACAGAATTTTGTGGTACAATTGTTTGTATGACAACAACTCTACCACTCCATCCCAGACAGAGCTCCGACAGACTGCAGAGGAGCTGTGCCAAGAGCGGCAGCAGAGGCAAAAACTGGAGCAGCGCAGTCTCAGAGTCCAGCAGATTGAAAATCTTGTCCGATCTCCTAGAGAGCAGTGCCAGAGACATGAGGACATTCAGGtttgtagaaaaaaatgctgtgaatgtaaatgacCTTAGTCTGTAACTACATTATCTTAGTCTGAACATCTGAAGACTTGTATCCTGATTTAGTGTAATGCATATACGTACACCATTTgactgtacttttttatatttaagttatCAGGTACAGAGTTGCAAGGAATAGAGGAAGAGCTAGAGCCGTATCATGGTGGGATACAGCAGCTCAAGCAGGCCAGCAAAAACACCCAGTGTTTGCATGTGAGAAACCAGGAAACAGCTAGTATTTCttatatttgattcatttgatctAAATCTCATTCTCAGTTATTGCTTTTGTCATTTTCTTCTGTTGGCATTACAAAACATATAAAGtagaaattattataaatgcCTTAAAAGCTTATCATCTGGAACCACTTAAGACAGACAGTGCAGTCACACTAGTTCAGTGCAGCTTTTGGCCAAACAACATGCTCTTTCACACAAATTGTTAAATGATTTGTATGAAATGCCATGTGGAATGATGTATGTAATGCAGGGGCAGGGCAGCAGGGAGGCCAGGAGGCTTCGGTCTCTTCCGGATGAACGGAATGCAGAGCTGCCACTGAAGCAGCCAGAAGTTCAACAGGGCCGGGCTCAGCTGGAGGAGGCGCACACACAGGTGCAGGCACTAAAAACTGAGGTGGAGCTGTTGAAGCTCAGACtggaagatggaaaaaaaagtggTGAGTTGCTTATGAGTTCTCTGGTGGCCCTGGAGCAGGAGAGGAAGAGCTTGGCCAAGCAACATGAAGCGCTCCGGCTGGACAACCAGCAGCTCAGGGTAAATCTGCGAAGGATGCAAagttaaaataatgtttcttttaactttaattacattttcaagATCTACAGATTTGTTCACAATGTGAACAAACATTCACACCTATTGGCAAATTAGAGAAGGCAATCCACCCACcggcatttttttttccagaggagTAGAGGTGGGGTGGTTGGAGGcgtttattcttttctttttttttcttcttttttgtgcgtgtgtttgtgttgggcagaaaaaaacaaggaacaTGGAGGAGACCATTGCAGACACGGGGAGAAGGCCAAGGGGGCAGTAGGCCAGGGATCAGACCAAGGATGTTCTCTGCCAATAGAAACTGCATTCTTGTCTTTATTAATCACCATCTCACTGGCTTGCAGTATATGGGTTATATTTAGAGTTGGTTATGAATATGTAGTCTGAATTAATCACTTAATCACAATTGCATGAATCTGCTGCTTCTTATTGCGAGATGGTCAGTGTATTGTAAAGTAAGGAACCACAGTATTAATATTGTTACATAATACATGAAATTCATATTATTGTCATATTATCCAGAACTAATTAAATTTGTTAGTTAACTTTATGAAGGGAATTAATTTCAATACTGAATATTGTTTGATGTTCAACCTTCTTTGCCCTTGGAGGTGTTATGAAAGGGAACTGGCCAGGGTTTGAACACACAACTTGTTGACACTAACCTAGAATTGCAAATGCTAATAGGTAGCATTCAAAACTCTGGTCTATGCATATGTTATAATGTGTACTTGTCTGTGTGAACAGGCTGCCCTTCTGGAGGCAGAACTGAGGCTGAGTGCTGTGGAGCAGGAGAAGACCCAGCGGTGGGCAGCTCTGTCAGAGAGAGCCAGCAACATCCACCAGCTAACTCTGGAGAAACAGCAGATGACTGCTGAGCTGGAGAGTCAGCGCAAGGAGCTAGACCAGTTCAAAGGTAAAGAAAACTACTAGTCTGACTGTTCCAGATGTAGTAGTTtgaaaaatacatttgcatatttaaactGACATTTTCTTCCAAACTGATAATGTGGTGAGTTTCAGAGACCCTAGACATTTCAAATGccctttctgtttcatttctacATCATAATGGGCAGTGCGAAACATCTGGATACTTCCTGTGCACATGTGGATGCATACTGAGATGTTGCAACACAGCCACTTAGTGGCATATGGCACAGTATTTTCAGTAGATACTGTTGTCACACAgccatctttttctttctacgTTGTGCATGTGTACATAGATAATTACAGGTAAACTTTATGGACCTATTCGATTATCAGGTTTTTGAGAATGTTTGAGCTACAGCTGACCTTTCCTCCATAGCCTCCTTGCAGCTCTTCCCTACTGGCTTGCTTCTCCTCTGAATATTCAAAATCCTCTGCCATCTAGCAACTAGCAGGATTTTTGGCTAGTGTTTCCGAGTGGTATTTTCTCTTAACATACCATGCGCTATATAATGTTAAGCTGGATTTCTTCTAATCCACATATCTGGGTTATAGTCTCTATAGTCTCTATAGTCTTCCTGACTCACAAAATACCCCCTATTTAATGTGTCAGCTACTATGAGCCCCTACAAAGAATCAGGCCATGCATTACACAGTCTCTGTCATCAGCCCgacagccatgatacagtgccctgGCTCACAGTAAGCAAAAAATAATTGCTCCATAAAACTGTGAAGAGCAGGTTACCTGGTTAATCAATATAAGGCTATATTAATAAAGAATGCTACTCAGCTCATCACCCAAATGTGTGATTTGGTTGAGTACTATGTGTGGTATTCATTTCTTGGGGGTATTCTAGGATTTCCCCCTAAGCTTGTTGACTATTAGCATTTCATAAGTGTGTTTTCTGCCTTTGGTTTGACCTTGTCACCTGGAGCCTGTCTCAGGTGACCACAAGGAGCAGGTTTAGATGCAGGGCATTCTTAACAGCAGGAGTCCTGGAGAAAGGAAATGGTTTCTCCTCTCACACAGGATGTTCTCGGGTGGCCTCAGTGAGAGTAACTCCTCTACAGTGGTATTACAGACACATTGTTGAGATACATATGTACAGAAGAGTGGTGTCTGCATCCAGAAGTCTCAGAATCACACTTCTTTGCCAGCTCAAAACTCAAAACCAGCTCATTTGTGCTCTCTAGCAGACCTGGACAGCCCCCTGAGACTGGATGCCCTGATACACTAGCCTGAAACTGGCCCCAGCCTATAGATTTCAGCATCTAAGCCACAGAGTCTTGCCTGTGGTCACACTTCCTACTTGTAGGTTCCTACTAATTGTGGTTTTCTAAACACAGAATAACAACCACAGTTTCCTGCCATTAAGGAACCAGCTCCAGCTTGGCAAGCCTCTTCAAGGAAAAGATGGCTGTATGAAGGGCCATAGCTAGTAATTTTGGGGCTCTCTGTATGGTGCAGGCCCTGTTATTCATACACAACTTCAAATCGAAACTTATTTACTCAATATT includes these proteins:
- the LOC132855271 gene encoding coiled-coil domain-containing protein 158-like — its product is MEAKHSISLAMLSEELERRTKETLKLQEEVEQATKLTLENMGRAFSSTDMSGNPISTRHEAEGSQDFGVNSPDSYISPINSDVDVNGAGCLNFQGRDVLELALEDYSQQVSELQKQLRETYELHELQKFNFHQSVIKLENKLQESQSEKDLLANLRLNESEKNAKLLEQLQASQLELHLLKQAEGQKLMEADDKLKTLNRRSEMMTQMLQDIFIRLSDYEKRSGKSRCFCYDGAFNPSQLHLGPAVEKALLDLENDNHGLQEKLQMVQRQLKDLQEEGQEKKECLLQDYKERMEKLITSHEQKVAMLTEKLKNSQTTTDGLQHQLDILQQQLQGQTTQHQSEMSNMESALSLLRSDLLEKQKSYTAKVSVLEEALAHAKSLAEQVQRERDLLLQQAVDQDTQLCRLTTELRQTAEELCQERQQRQKLEQRSLRVQQIENLVRSPREQCQRHEDIQLSGTELQGIEEELEPYHGGIQQLKQASKNTQCLHGQGSREARRLRSLPDERNAELPLKQPEVQQGRAQLEEAHTQVQALKTEVELLKLRLEDGKKSGELLMSSLVALEQERKSLAKQHEALRLDNQQLRAALLEAELRLSAVEQEKTQRWAALSERASNIHQLTLEKQQMTAELESQRKELDQFKEEQEVLREEHRRKTDELQWQNSKLKAQRNTIQNDLEKTKSTLKALEGADEHGLKVALGIQKQITAKREQVDLLQSRVQMLEESTENLTQEKNEQVMKSKRQAHMLLFERERRKRLGTELEAYRTKENLLKSEIERLATALNEVLLNLMMSDSFVECQEYIQKQQQEIMRLKLQHTLELKEGQNLRSTSAITEQGQDLQATNNIYTSPITSPSIPAQIPFQAQSASINISSQKCSPVVELQSLVKELRSVIDMEQCPDTSYTSIRRSRKDEVTGNTEGESGMTMTSISYNEQEPVQVPNFKEDVNTANKEAGLRVCHPQDNSFCVAAPGRRSPVHSLLTSVLPSNTHYSHRTQSPALSVQTSIIKQAEITRQTCKKQQSKLTSLQNKAEDHQIKTQEMTSVIKSQEKMRRIKERKTLKKDKRLDHTEDRRINLQSK